The Streptomyces sp. NBC_00344 genome includes a window with the following:
- a CDS encoding RNA polymerase sigma factor SigF: MAISVEATAAKTGLPATLPEVTDPQKIAPKDARAISKLFFDQLQVLEEGTAEYQYVRNTLIEMNLSLVQFAANRYRNRGSGQMEDIVQVGTIGLIKAIDRFELTREVEFTTFAIPYIVGEIKRFFRDTTWSVHVPRRLQELRVTLAKAKEEFATTLGRDATIAELAAYLEISEEDVTEGLIASNGYTAGSIDLPIEGGSDAGPSTAGRTYADITGSCDPGMELVENLHALAPLMETLDERERAIVQMRFGQEMTQSEIGASLGVSQMQVSRILSRIITRLRDGLLTQD; this comes from the coding sequence ATGGCGATATCTGTAGAGGCCACGGCGGCAAAGACCGGTCTTCCGGCAACCCTCCCAGAGGTCACGGATCCGCAGAAGATCGCCCCGAAGGATGCCCGCGCGATCAGCAAGCTGTTCTTCGACCAGCTGCAGGTCCTCGAAGAGGGTACGGCGGAATACCAGTACGTGCGCAACACCTTGATCGAGATGAATCTGTCACTGGTGCAATTCGCGGCCAACCGCTACCGCAACCGCGGCAGCGGCCAGATGGAAGACATCGTCCAGGTCGGCACGATCGGACTCATCAAGGCCATCGACCGGTTCGAGCTCACCCGCGAAGTCGAGTTCACCACCTTCGCGATCCCCTACATTGTTGGTGAGATCAAGCGATTCTTCCGGGACACCACGTGGTCCGTCCACGTTCCCAGGCGCCTGCAGGAACTGCGTGTCACCCTCGCCAAGGCCAAGGAGGAATTCGCGACCACCCTGGGCAGGGACGCCACGATCGCCGAACTGGCCGCGTACCTCGAGATCAGCGAAGAGGACGTCACCGAAGGCCTCATCGCTTCCAATGGCTACACTGCCGGCTCCATCGACCTGCCCATCGAGGGAGGCAGCGACGCCGGTCCCAGCACAGCCGGCCGCACCTACGCCGATATCACCGGCAGCTGTGACCCCGGTATGGAACTGGTTGAGAACCTGCACGCACTGGCCCCCCTGATGGAGACCCTGGACGAGCGCGAGCGTGCCATCGTGCAGATGCGCTTCGGCCAGGAAATGACCCAGTCCGAGATCGGCGCGAGCCTGGGAGTGTCCCAGATGCAGGTCTCACGCATACTCAGCCGCATCATCACCAGGCTCCGCGACGGTCTTCTCACCCAAGACTGA
- a CDS encoding YdcF family protein, giving the protein MLIYAPVALLLLLLCARVLGDRRRIGNAVLFGLLLVLALAAWLIELSRDHPVLAKHVAVALVALLALGVVTLACCLLANGVVMVRKEGASPGNLLSLLSGTALVCVLSLLVTAAITQQRTLLVVAATAAALSSYIGFLFLCYLVYAFVYGQLHITRKADYVVVLGSGLVGGATPPPLLTSRLDRGRKVYERIAARGRRPVLLVSGGQGPDEGIPESHAMADYLVERGFPAAAIEREDRSTSTDENLCFSATIMERANPNYRCVIVTSNYHAFRAAVSARRAGVRGHVVGAPTAAYFWPSATIREFVALFVLYRRTNLAVCLILLLGGFLVWWLRPLT; this is encoded by the coding sequence ATGCTGATCTATGCCCCGGTGGCACTGCTCCTCCTCCTGCTCTGCGCCCGGGTGCTGGGGGACCGCCGCCGGATCGGCAACGCCGTTCTGTTCGGGCTCCTGCTCGTCCTCGCCCTTGCGGCGTGGCTGATCGAGCTTTCCCGGGATCATCCCGTCCTCGCGAAGCATGTCGCGGTAGCACTGGTTGCCCTGCTGGCGCTGGGCGTAGTCACGCTTGCCTGTTGCCTGCTGGCCAACGGAGTGGTCATGGTGCGCAAGGAGGGGGCGAGCCCGGGGAATCTGCTGTCCCTGCTCTCCGGGACAGCACTGGTGTGCGTGCTGTCCCTTCTGGTCACAGCGGCGATCACGCAGCAGCGCACACTGCTGGTCGTGGCGGCGACGGCTGCCGCACTGTCGAGTTACATCGGTTTCTTGTTCCTCTGTTATCTCGTGTATGCGTTTGTCTACGGACAGCTGCACATCACCCGCAAGGCCGACTATGTGGTGGTTCTCGGATCGGGTTTGGTCGGCGGAGCGACGCCGCCGCCCTTGCTGACGAGCCGGCTCGACCGGGGCCGCAAGGTTTACGAGCGCATCGCGGCACGGGGCCGACGGCCTGTACTTCTCGTCTCCGGTGGGCAGGGGCCCGACGAGGGGATACCCGAGTCGCACGCCATGGCCGACTACCTCGTCGAGCGTGGATTCCCAGCCGCCGCGATCGAGCGCGAGGACCGGTCGACGAGCACCGACGAGAATCTCTGCTTCAGTGCGACGATCATGGAGAGAGCAAATCCGAACTACCGATGCGTGATCGTCACCAGCAACTACCACGCCTTTCGCGCTGCCGTGTCCGCCCGCCGGGCAGGGGTAAGGGGGCACGTAGTGGGCGCGCCGACGGCCGCATACTTCTGGCCCAGTGCGACGATCCGTGAGTTCGTCGCACTGTTTGTCCTCTACCGGCGGACCAACCTCGCCGTGTGTCTGATCCTCCTGCTCGGTGGTTTCCTCGTGTGGTGGCTCAGGCCCCTTACATGA
- a CDS encoding class I SAM-dependent methyltransferase, whose amino-acid sequence MDSISANRRFWNQISGAYQHEHDPQIGATPRLWGTYAIPDAHLHALGDITGKRVLELGCGAGQWSRALAAEGATVVGLDLSEAQLAAAARAMGAARYPLVQGAAEHLPFASYSFDLVFCDYGGLSWAPPHLAVPQAARILRRGGRLVFNVASPWFEACYDEAASRVTTTLHQDYFGLDTIAEGQGAVSYQLTYGDWIKVLRGAGLVIDDLIEPRPEPGTANGYNQTDPPDWAHRWPAEMLWVTHKP is encoded by the coding sequence GTGGACAGCATTTCTGCCAACCGGCGGTTCTGGAACCAGATCAGCGGCGCCTACCAGCACGAGCACGACCCGCAGATCGGCGCAACGCCCCGGCTGTGGGGCACGTACGCCATCCCCGACGCGCACCTGCACGCCCTGGGCGACATCACCGGCAAGCGCGTACTCGAACTCGGCTGCGGCGCCGGCCAGTGGTCCAGGGCGCTCGCCGCTGAGGGCGCCACCGTGGTCGGGCTCGACCTGTCCGAAGCTCAGCTCGCCGCGGCAGCTCGCGCGATGGGAGCGGCCCGCTACCCGCTGGTGCAAGGCGCCGCCGAACACCTCCCGTTCGCCTCCTACAGCTTCGACCTGGTGTTCTGTGACTACGGCGGGCTTAGCTGGGCGCCCCCGCACCTGGCTGTCCCGCAGGCCGCACGCATCCTGCGCCGCGGTGGGCGCCTGGTGTTCAACGTCGCCAGCCCATGGTTCGAAGCCTGCTACGACGAAGCCGCCAGCCGCGTAACCACGACGCTGCACCAGGACTACTTCGGGCTGGACACCATCGCCGAAGGCCAGGGCGCGGTCAGCTATCAGCTCACCTACGGCGACTGGATCAAGGTCCTGCGCGGCGCAGGTCTCGTCATCGACGACCTCATCGAGCCGCGGCCCGAACCCGGAACAGCCAACGGCTACAACCAAACCGACCCGCCTGACTGGGCACACCGCTGGCCAGCAGAAATGCTCTGGGTAACCCACAAACCGTAG
- a CDS encoding SDR family oxidoreductase, whose amino-acid sequence MSERTIALVTGANKGIGYEIAVGLGALGWSVGVGARNDRRREAAVEQLRAVGVDAFGVPLDVTDDASVTAAARLIEEQAGRLDVLVNNAGITGGMPQEPTRVDPVTIRTVVETNVIGVIRVTNAMLPLLRRSASPRIVNMSSSVGSLTRQSGTAAELTTGPVAVAYAPSKTFLNAVTLQYARELSGTNILINMGCPGYVATDLNGFRGVRTPEQGAAIAIKLATLPDDGPTGKFFEDAGVVPW is encoded by the coding sequence ATGAGCGAACGAACGATTGCGCTGGTCACCGGTGCGAACAAGGGAATTGGCTACGAGATCGCCGTGGGCCTGGGCGCCCTCGGCTGGAGCGTTGGTGTCGGTGCCCGAAACGATCGGCGCCGTGAGGCAGCGGTGGAGCAACTGCGCGCGGTCGGCGTCGACGCGTTCGGCGTACCCCTGGACGTGACCGACGACGCGAGCGTGACCGCCGCCGCGCGGCTGATCGAGGAACAGGCCGGGCGCCTCGACGTGCTCGTCAACAACGCCGGTATCACCGGCGGGATGCCGCAGGAGCCCACCCGGGTCGATCCCGTCACCATCCGGACGGTCGTGGAGACCAACGTGATCGGCGTCATCCGCGTCACCAACGCGATGCTGCCTTTGCTGCGCCGCTCTGCCTCGCCGCGGATCGTGAACATGTCCAGCAGTGTCGGCTCCCTCACCCGGCAGTCAGGAACCGCCGCTGAGCTGACGACGGGGCCGGTGGCCGTGGCATACGCGCCGTCGAAGACGTTCCTGAATGCCGTCACCCTGCAGTACGCCCGGGAGTTGAGCGGCACGAACATCCTGATCAACATGGGCTGCCCCGGCTACGTCGCGACCGACCTCAACGGCTTCCGCGGCGTGCGCACCCCCGAACAGGGCGCGGCGATCGCCATAAAGCTCGCGACCCTGCCCGACGACGGACCGACCGGCAAGTTCTTCGAAGACGCCGGCGTAGTGCCCTGGTGA
- a CDS encoding LysR family transcriptional regulator, whose product METRELRYFVAVAEELHFGRAAQRLGIAQPPLSRAIQQLERRLGAALLDRTSRTVTLTEAGSVLLVEGRAALAAVDAAERRTRRAALSATGGPGLVLVTKASASRELLAKPLDAYAAEPGAVPVDVILCGPAEQERLLREGRADVALLHRPFDSTAGFHTEELSTESQVVVLPAGHPLTVRAHVLMADITGLPGLPLPRWPDPDGTYPPGPGPQVRDHAQLLQLVALGRACAVSPESCRAQLHSDLAAVPVLDAPKVTTVIAWPPHSRSRAVADFVRTATRL is encoded by the coding sequence ATGGAGACCCGGGAACTGCGGTATTTCGTCGCCGTCGCCGAGGAGCTGCACTTCGGGCGCGCAGCGCAGCGACTCGGGATCGCGCAGCCGCCCTTGTCACGGGCCATCCAGCAACTCGAACGCCGACTCGGGGCAGCGCTGCTGGATCGGACCAGCCGTACCGTCACGCTGACCGAGGCCGGCTCAGTGCTGTTGGTCGAGGGCCGGGCGGCCCTCGCTGCAGTCGACGCCGCCGAGCGCCGGACCCGCCGCGCCGCCCTTTCCGCGACCGGCGGTCCCGGCCTGGTCCTGGTGACGAAAGCCAGCGCGTCCCGTGAACTGCTGGCGAAACCGCTCGACGCGTACGCCGCCGAACCCGGCGCAGTCCCCGTCGATGTCATCCTGTGCGGCCCGGCCGAGCAGGAACGACTCCTGCGCGAGGGCCGGGCCGACGTGGCGTTGCTGCACCGGCCGTTCGACTCGACAGCCGGGTTCCACACCGAAGAGCTCAGCACGGAGAGCCAGGTGGTGGTCCTGCCGGCCGGGCATCCGCTCACCGTCCGCGCCCATGTACTCATGGCCGACATCACCGGCCTGCCGGGCCTGCCTCTGCCACGCTGGCCCGACCCCGACGGCACCTACCCGCCCGGCCCCGGCCCGCAGGTCCGCGACCACGCACAGTTGCTGCAGCTCGTCGCGCTCGGCCGGGCCTGCGCGGTCTCACCGGAGTCGTGCCGAGCCCAACTGCACAGTGACCTCGCCGCCGTGCCCGTGCTGGACGCGCCGAAAGTCACCACCGTCATCGCCTGGCCCCCGCACAGCCGGTCCAGAGCCGTCGCCGACTTTGTCCGGACTGCGACACGTCTCTAA
- a CDS encoding isochorismatase family protein, with protein sequence MDVQKDFCEGGSVPVAGGARIATKIADLVDWLRERGVEDVDVVGIATDHCVRATALDAVKAGFRARVRLDYSVRVAPDTTAAAVDDFRQAGIAVSGRHR encoded by the coding sequence GTGGATGTGCAGAAAGACTTCTGCGAGGGAGGCAGTGTCCCCGTGGCGGGAGGCGCCCGGATTGCCACCAAGATCGCCGATCTGGTGGACTGGCTGCGCGAGCGGGGGGTGGAGGACGTCGACGTGGTGGGCATCGCGACGGACCACTGTGTGCGCGCCACGGCGCTGGACGCCGTGAAGGCCGGCTTCCGCGCCCGCGTACGTCTGGACTACTCGGTCCGTGTCGCACCGGACACGACGGCCGCGGCCGTGGACGACTTCCGCCAGGCCGGTATCGCTGTATCCGGGAGGCACCGGTAG
- a CDS encoding HalD/BesD family halogenase → MLTLPSHPVPLRIRFAETGYLPLPGLLTSRGLQTLREETDRLEAAATRRDFRMECMDDSPRHMTTLGGHHIAQESTLISTLYRDTALLALLAAVHGTDVLPVEEEVERHVLNILHNPGDTHGAHTDDYPLALVLFIAAPPETADGGLLEFNPGHQDLTALDEPGTRQIHHQAGDAYLLRSDLTAHRVTPLNRPGSRRTVLNFAYTTEDHQAPATDSAHRLYT, encoded by the coding sequence GTGCTCACACTGCCCTCACACCCCGTACCGCTACGCATCCGCTTCGCAGAGACCGGCTACCTGCCGCTCCCCGGCCTCCTCACGAGCCGAGGGCTGCAGACGCTGCGCGAGGAGACAGACCGGCTCGAGGCCGCAGCAACCCGCCGCGACTTCCGCATGGAATGCATGGACGACAGCCCCCGGCACATGACCACCCTGGGCGGCCACCACATCGCCCAGGAGTCCACACTCATCAGCACCCTGTACCGCGACACCGCACTCCTCGCGCTCCTGGCCGCCGTCCACGGCACAGACGTGCTGCCTGTGGAGGAGGAGGTGGAACGGCACGTGCTGAACATCCTCCACAACCCGGGCGACACCCACGGGGCCCATACCGACGACTACCCCCTGGCCCTGGTCCTCTTCATCGCGGCGCCACCAGAGACCGCCGACGGCGGTCTGCTCGAGTTCAACCCCGGCCACCAGGATCTGACCGCACTGGACGAGCCCGGAACACGGCAGATCCACCACCAAGCGGGGGACGCCTACCTGCTGCGCAGCGACCTCACGGCCCACCGCGTCACACCCCTGAACCGCCCTGGCTCCCGCCGGACCGTCCTGAACTTCGCCTACACCACCGAAGACCACCAGGCGCCGGCCACCGACTCCGCACACCGTCTGTACACCTGA
- a CDS encoding SDR family oxidoreductase, translating into MTHKIWFITGASRGFGREWATAALERGDSVAATARDLSTLDDLVATYGERFLPLRLDVTDRDADFAAVRQAHERFGRLDVVVNNAGYGHFGMVEELTEAEARAQLETNLFGALWVTQAALPFLREQGSGHILQVSSIGGISAFPLVGIYHASKWALEGISQSLAQEVAGFGIKVTLIEPGGFATDWAGSSSRTSAELPVYADYHQQVQEQRRKRVGAPGDPQASAAAVLKIVDADEPPLRCFFGTAPLGIAKADYEQRIATWERWQPVAESAQA; encoded by the coding sequence ATGACGCATAAGATCTGGTTCATCACCGGTGCTTCACGGGGTTTCGGGCGCGAGTGGGCGACCGCGGCGCTAGAACGCGGCGACTCGGTGGCTGCGACAGCGCGCGATCTGTCCACGCTGGACGATCTCGTCGCGACCTACGGAGAGCGATTTCTTCCCCTGCGACTTGACGTCACGGACCGAGATGCCGACTTCGCCGCCGTGCGGCAGGCCCACGAGCGCTTCGGGCGCCTCGACGTGGTGGTCAACAACGCGGGCTACGGCCACTTCGGGATGGTGGAGGAGCTCACCGAGGCAGAAGCCCGCGCGCAGTTGGAGACCAATCTCTTCGGGGCACTGTGGGTGACGCAGGCAGCCCTGCCGTTCCTGCGCGAGCAGGGCAGCGGTCACATCCTGCAGGTCTCCTCGATCGGTGGGATCAGTGCCTTCCCGCTGGTCGGCATCTACCACGCGTCGAAGTGGGCGCTTGAGGGGATCAGCCAGTCGCTTGCCCAGGAGGTGGCGGGGTTCGGCATCAAAGTCACGCTGATCGAGCCCGGCGGTTTCGCCACCGACTGGGCCGGTTCCTCATCGCGCACTTCGGCAGAGTTGCCGGTGTACGCCGACTACCACCAGCAGGTCCAGGAGCAGCGCCGCAAGCGTGTCGGCGCTCCTGGTGACCCGCAGGCGTCCGCCGCCGCCGTGTTGAAGATCGTGGATGCCGACGAGCCGCCGCTGCGGTGCTTCTTCGGTACGGCACCGCTTGGCATCGCGAAGGCCGACTACGAACAACGCATTGCGACGTGGGAGAGGTGGCAGCCGGTGGCGGAGTCGGCGCAGGCCTGA
- a CDS encoding restriction endonuclease: MDDREFEEYIAELCRRDGCTDVKRVGGAGDLGADVIGYLPDGRKIVIQCKRYARHRTVGSRDIQTFNGTARAEHGADVPIFVASCVFTDPARKFAARQHLTLIDVNLLGFWNSGTALTSFLDLDIGRSGTNRRLQPDHD; encoded by the coding sequence ATGGACGACCGGGAGTTCGAGGAGTACATCGCGGAGTTGTGCCGCCGGGACGGCTGTACCGACGTCAAACGGGTCGGCGGCGCTGGTGATCTGGGCGCGGACGTGATTGGGTACCTGCCCGACGGGCGGAAGATCGTCATTCAGTGCAAGCGCTACGCCAGGCATCGGACGGTCGGCAGCCGCGACATTCAGACGTTCAACGGCACCGCCCGCGCCGAACACGGCGCCGACGTCCCGATCTTTGTCGCCTCCTGCGTCTTCACCGATCCCGCCCGCAAGTTCGCCGCCCGCCAGCACCTGACGCTCATCGACGTCAACCTGCTCGGCTTCTGGAACAGCGGCACCGCCCTGACCTCCTTCCTGGACCTGGACATCGGCCGCTCCGGTACCAATCGCCGACTCCAGCCCGACCACGACTGA
- a CDS encoding VOC family protein, with protein MPQKITTFLMFEGRAEEALTFYTSLFEDAEIVDISRYGANGPGAAGTIERATFSLAGQRFMCIDSYVKHDFGFTPAVSLFVECDTEAEIERLYGALAERGTELMPLDSYGFSAKFGWINDRFGVSWQLNLPE; from the coding sequence ATGCCACAGAAGATCACCACTTTCCTCATGTTCGAAGGCAGGGCAGAGGAAGCACTGACCTTCTACACGTCGCTGTTCGAGGACGCCGAGATCGTCGACATCTCCCGCTACGGCGCCAACGGCCCCGGCGCGGCAGGCACAATTGAGCGCGCCACGTTCTCGCTCGCCGGACAGCGGTTCATGTGTATCGACAGCTACGTCAAGCACGACTTCGGGTTCACCCCTGCGGTGTCGCTGTTCGTCGAGTGCGACACCGAGGCCGAGATCGAGCGCCTCTACGGTGCCCTCGCCGAACGGGGCACGGAGCTCATGCCACTGGACTCGTACGGCTTCAGCGCCAAGTTCGGCTGGATCAACGACCGCTTCGGCGTCTCCTGGCAGCTGAATCTTCCCGAGTGA
- a CDS encoding ADP-ribosylation family protein, whose translation MSNGRGFGDRSRIAERIQRDWGIELPDSIFRFWEFCAVVGPAEQQALADISVGPAGILDLFADDLQPRAGLDVRLHGRFYRDPPEFLTFMYGNSDGLHYGLWTDDGRTCDAVASYYTHDGGGIDKRAETPLQTVRAILERCWTDVADDDQEDMEVAAKLEQLGLLRRALAGYESEHRPEIGISYSHRYDFVRQAVDKNRVTTLDDAGALVSGATALDRPAHNAADEARFATYMHSVFEDPVALESCAAEARRRCAAGDPAEALVLGRDLHWASGDDPVREALAAELLGAAYLALDRLSLAATAAAHHRHRHLSNVEILQRGSA comes from the coding sequence GTGTCGAACGGCCGAGGGTTTGGCGATCGATCGAGGATCGCGGAGCGCATTCAGCGGGACTGGGGCATCGAGTTGCCCGATTCCATCTTCCGGTTCTGGGAGTTCTGCGCCGTTGTGGGGCCGGCCGAGCAGCAGGCTCTGGCGGACATCTCGGTAGGGCCGGCGGGGATCCTGGATCTGTTCGCGGATGATCTGCAACCTCGTGCGGGTCTTGATGTTCGGCTGCACGGCCGCTTCTACCGGGACCCGCCGGAGTTCCTGACATTCATGTACGGCAACTCCGACGGCCTGCACTACGGGTTGTGGACCGACGACGGGCGCACCTGCGACGCAGTCGCGTCGTACTACACCCATGACGGCGGAGGGATCGACAAGCGAGCCGAGACGCCCCTGCAGACGGTCCGTGCCATCCTGGAACGCTGCTGGACCGACGTGGCCGACGACGACCAGGAGGACATGGAGGTGGCTGCGAAGCTGGAGCAACTCGGGTTGCTGCGCCGGGCTCTGGCCGGCTACGAGAGCGAGCACCGCCCTGAGATCGGGATCAGTTACTCCCACCGGTACGACTTCGTCCGCCAGGCCGTCGACAAGAACCGGGTCACGACCCTGGACGATGCCGGCGCCCTCGTGTCCGGCGCGACCGCCCTCGACCGGCCGGCACACAACGCGGCCGACGAGGCCCGCTTCGCCACCTACATGCACAGCGTCTTCGAGGACCCGGTAGCCCTGGAAAGCTGCGCCGCGGAAGCGCGACGTCGCTGCGCTGCGGGAGACCCCGCGGAGGCCCTGGTGCTGGGGCGCGATCTGCACTGGGCGTCGGGCGACGACCCCGTCCGTGAAGCGCTGGCCGCCGAGCTCCTCGGCGCCGCCTACCTCGCCCTCGACCGGCTGTCTCTGGCCGCGACCGCAGCCGCTCATCACCGACATCGGCACCTGTCCAACGTTGAGATTCTGCAGAGGGGCAGCGCCTGA
- a CDS encoding Lrp/AsnC family transcriptional regulator, producing MARTSADPVLNLMDQRLVAALQWDGRLTAERAAHVLGLSPATVRRRLHALGADGTMRVVISPVARPRNGGSAGALFLRIRVLRGKLDTIVAALAAREDIPFIDVTTSGDEIFAVARTEPGSRDPLVFRQLPSTQAVTSLESATILHVFRLTSEWRHQVLTAPERAALSSGGRAPGPTASGAPGPYGVDTDVLEQSLVDALTPDARLTAAALAARTGHPESTVRRRLTQLAAQGRLITQVLVDPRRLGLAIEAKLLLHVAPDHLAAAGQALADHPSVHGAFATSGPSNLHAAAYFRDLTALYGFLSRDLVGLGITHVETSIVSRAAKRTPVPVQPVPSR from the coding sequence ATGGCGCGCACATCGGCGGATCCCGTACTGAACCTCATGGATCAGCGGCTGGTGGCCGCGTTGCAGTGGGACGGTCGCCTCACCGCGGAGCGGGCGGCGCACGTGCTGGGACTCAGCCCCGCCACCGTGCGCCGCCGCCTGCACGCACTCGGAGCAGACGGCACCATGCGTGTAGTGATCTCACCAGTCGCGCGACCGCGCAACGGAGGATCGGCCGGGGCCCTGTTCCTGCGCATCCGGGTCCTGCGGGGAAAGCTCGACACGATCGTGGCCGCGCTCGCCGCACGCGAGGACATCCCCTTCATCGACGTCACCACATCGGGCGACGAGATCTTCGCCGTCGCCCGCACCGAACCGGGCTCACGTGACCCGTTGGTCTTCCGCCAGCTGCCCTCCACTCAGGCGGTGACGTCCCTGGAGAGCGCCACGATCCTGCACGTCTTCCGGCTCACCTCCGAGTGGCGCCACCAGGTACTGACCGCGCCCGAACGCGCGGCGCTGAGCTCCGGTGGGCGGGCCCCCGGGCCGACCGCTTCCGGTGCCCCGGGCCCGTACGGCGTCGACACCGATGTTCTGGAACAGTCCCTCGTCGACGCCCTCACGCCCGACGCGCGCCTGACCGCCGCGGCCCTGGCCGCGCGCACCGGCCACCCGGAGAGCACGGTGCGCCGGCGCCTCACCCAACTGGCCGCCCAGGGCCGTCTGATCACTCAGGTCCTGGTCGATCCACGCCGCCTCGGGCTGGCGATCGAGGCCAAACTCCTGCTGCACGTGGCCCCCGACCATCTGGCCGCCGCCGGGCAGGCGCTGGCCGACCACCCCTCGGTGCACGGCGCGTTCGCGACATCGGGGCCCTCGAACCTGCACGCGGCTGCGTACTTCCGGGACCTGACGGCCCTCTACGGCTTCCTCTCCCGCGACCTGGTCGGCCTGGGCATCACCCACGTCGAGACGTCCATCGTCAGCCGAGCCGCGAAACGCACTCCTGTGCCCGTCCAACCCGTCCCATCGAGGTAA
- a CDS encoding DUF4352 domain-containing protein, with protein sequence MKDNEKITVTLRQWRAPAVGADEFNKPSPGKKWVAAQVELKNTGSAEYSDSPTNGMQVADSQGQHFDTWIGAELAAGPTLDSGVKLSKGEKALGWAVFQVPSNSRIVTMQFTMDSGFADQTGEWKLVK encoded by the coding sequence ATGAAGGACAACGAGAAGATCACCGTCACTCTGAGGCAGTGGCGAGCGCCTGCCGTCGGCGCCGACGAGTTCAACAAGCCGTCGCCCGGCAAGAAGTGGGTCGCAGCGCAAGTTGAGTTGAAGAACACCGGCAGTGCCGAATACTCCGACAGCCCTACGAACGGCATGCAGGTCGCCGACAGTCAGGGCCAGCATTTCGACACGTGGATCGGAGCGGAGCTGGCGGCCGGACCTACGCTGGATTCCGGCGTCAAGCTTTCGAAGGGGGAGAAGGCGCTGGGCTGGGCGGTCTTCCAAGTCCCGAGCAACTCGAGAATCGTCACGATGCAGTTCACCATGGACAGTGGATTCGCCGATCAGACCGGTGAATGGAAACTTGTCAAATAG
- a CDS encoding bifunctional class I SAM-dependent methyltransferase/NUDIX hydrolase, with amino-acid sequence MPIEDINTQAWTVYGQRQLTRAYTPPVPQQMNWAPWEGVGPGIEILGDIAGRRVLDIGSGAGHHAVHLAQDHGAHVTGIELSPTQHERATSTHAHVAGAEFVEGDVVDYLASTEPFDAAYAIGTLAFLDPHRVLPALHAGLRSGAPLILSLLHTDLHDRGPSTTVEPREQMILLRDDPPLPTQMWVLAPHLWDGLLTEYGFRVEAIDLLHHPDQSAPVVQQLIRARRLPARPTRLSSRPRTTRPPVPHAAIGVGAIVLSEQGVLLGRHHRGTLELPGGTVEPGECLEQTVVRELAEETGLHARLEDVTLLGTLVDHVEDIVRLTVGALVNVWQGKPSTQPDETVGDWAWYPLDQLPDGLFVCSAQILTAWRPNLPIDHTPAHFTPYAYSTPAAATVADGNA; translated from the coding sequence GTGCCCATCGAGGACATCAACACACAAGCTTGGACCGTCTACGGCCAGCGCCAGCTCACACGCGCCTACACCCCGCCCGTCCCCCAGCAGATGAACTGGGCACCCTGGGAGGGTGTTGGCCCGGGGATCGAGATCCTCGGCGATATCGCCGGCCGGCGGGTCCTGGACATCGGTTCCGGAGCCGGACATCACGCCGTACACCTCGCGCAGGACCATGGTGCGCACGTGACAGGGATCGAGCTGTCGCCCACACAGCACGAGCGCGCCACCTCTACCCACGCGCACGTAGCCGGCGCGGAGTTCGTCGAGGGCGACGTGGTCGACTACCTCGCAAGCACCGAACCCTTCGATGCCGCGTACGCCATCGGCACCCTGGCCTTCCTCGACCCGCACCGTGTCCTGCCCGCCCTCCACGCCGGCCTGCGCTCCGGAGCGCCGCTGATCCTCTCCCTCCTGCACACCGACCTGCACGACCGCGGCCCGTCCACAACGGTCGAACCGCGCGAGCAGATGATTCTGCTCCGGGACGACCCGCCCCTCCCCACCCAGATGTGGGTCCTGGCACCACACCTATGGGACGGCCTCCTCACCGAGTACGGCTTCCGCGTCGAGGCCATCGACCTGCTGCACCATCCCGACCAGAGCGCGCCCGTCGTGCAGCAGCTGATCCGTGCCCGCCGCCTGCCCGCACGGCCCACGCGCCTCTCCAGCCGCCCCCGCACGACGCGCCCGCCCGTGCCGCACGCCGCCATCGGCGTAGGCGCCATCGTCCTGAGCGAGCAGGGCGTACTGCTTGGCCGCCACCACCGCGGCACACTCGAACTTCCGGGCGGCACCGTCGAACCAGGCGAGTGCCTTGAGCAGACCGTGGTCCGCGAACTCGCCGAGGAGACCGGGCTGCACGCCCGGCTCGAAGACGTCACGCTCCTGGGCACGCTCGTCGATCATGTCGAAGACATCGTGCGCCTCACCGTCGGCGCTCTGGTCAACGTCTGGCAGGGGAAGCCGTCCACCCAGCCGGACGAGACGGTCGGCGACTGGGCCTGGTACCCGCTCGACCAGCTCCCCGACGGCCTATTCGTGTGCAGCGCCCAGATCCTCACCGCCTGGCGACCGAATCTGCCCATCGACCACACCCCGGCACACTTCACGCCCTACGCGTACAGCACACCTGCGGCAGCGACTGTGGCGGACGGCAACGCATGA